From a region of the Trichoderma atroviride chromosome 6, complete sequence genome:
- a CDS encoding uncharacterized protein (EggNog:ENOG41): MLSALSSYHKMEDISVLITAIVIRTLPNLAKLSRQLQLWHMRIIVLRHVNPFLQAIQEVEALLGENWEAISQSHWEMEQPSRKAIVLPARTLTDKDFDTRKHSLALKVAEPGRTLDYMLDCLEGAPDTLPDDWLNRLEDVEQGFGEWVSACERMMAEAKLAKKKPSPSPTRVREAGNKLSPPLLLLPPTGDSDHGAYLDPIAEDELSSSEDHPTPESGSSPEDLVVVDDHMSAISEEDELDLPSLPNGPSNFGSPASRYADDASSDVPEISASPAVPRNRLREALYANGDSPPSSPPEVERLRARESMGLLDSPMVAPIAEDDESFFRSAYDEDSFLDDFEDSYAPDLPDVPAPPSRRESAGEQQLRLQITQIIESIPARIKLTNGTSGINLNPPDLQLPRLRNKASREPVKRSTSGMSTRTATPSFTLSPVKQRTRPKGHYPIRVYHLSRSDNEAPIKLFIRCVGEHGERVMVRVGGGWADLSEYLKEYAMHHGRRSTGQDRTKVEVRDNTRTPGPTHSTHSSPPSRSPTSADNRSSTSPMPTARKSRRSSVNSSLRPKTPVTPGQPAQGTPPSEGSAISRPSSRQSWVEDESSFLGLAGPRAKKIEMSEESKAWVESIKEKVLMASSSDKKPIEKKPIEKKPSEKKPSEKKKPGEKNFGDIGKAGGTKRVFRRA, encoded by the coding sequence ATGCTGTCCGCCTTATCGAGCTATCATAAAATGGAGGACATCTCCGTCCTCATCACCGCCATTGTTATACGAACCCTGCCCAACCTGGCAAAGCTCTCtcgccagctgcagctgtggcaCATGCGCATCATTGTCCTCCGACATGTCAACCCCTTTTTGCAGGCTATCCAGGAAGTCGAGGCTCTTCTTGGCGAAAACTGGGAAGCCATTTCTCAGTCCCACTGGGAGATGGAACAACCCAGCAGAAAGGCCATAGTCCTGCCCGCGCGCACTCTGACCGACAAAGACTTTGATACCCGCAAGCACTCACTCGCGCTTAAAGTTGCCGAGCCCGGCCGTACTTTGGATTATATGCTAGACTGCTTGGAGGGTGCTCCAGACACCCTGCCAGATGACTGGCTCAACCGcttggaagatgttgagCAAGGCTTTGGAGAGTGGGTTTCTGCCTGCGAACGAATGATGGCCGAGGCTAAGTTGGCCAAGAAAAAACcttcgccatctccaacGAGGGTCCGAGAGGCGGGCAACAAACTCTCACCGCCGTTGTTGTTATTACCCCCCACCGGCGATTCGGACCACGGGGCATATCTCGACCCAATCGCAGAAGATGAATTGTCCTCATCCGAGGATCATCCCACTCCTGAGTCTGGATCCTCTCCCGAAGATCTTGTAGTGGTAGACGACCACATGTCAGCCATCAgcgaggaagatgagctgGATCTACCATCTCTGCCCAACGGCCCTAGCAACTTTGGCTCTCCCGCATCCAGATACGCCGACGATGCTTCAAGCGATGTGCCTGAAATCTCTGCATCTCCTGCCGTTCCTAGGAATCGACTCCGCGAGGCACTGTATGCAAATGGCGATAGCCCACCAAGCTCGCCTCCGGAAGTAGAACGCCTCCGTGCCAGGGAAAGCATGGGTCTCCTCGACAGCCCCATGGTTGCGCCAATtgccgaagacgacgagtcATTTTTCAGATCAGCGTACGATGAGGATTCCTTCTTGGATGACTTTGAAGATTCGTATGCCCCCGATCTGCCCGACGTGCCCGCCCCGCCCTCTCGCCGAGAAAGTGCGGGCGAGCAGCAACTGCGCCTGCAAATCACTCAGATTATCGAATCTATCCCAGCTCGAATCAAGCTCACCAATGGAACGTCGGGCATCAACCTCAACCCGCCAGatctccagctccctcgGCTGAGGAACAAGGCCTCCAGGGAACCTGTCAAGCGCAGCACATCGGGCATGTCAACCCGAACTGCCACGCCTTCATTTACCCTGTCTCCTGTCAAGCAGAGGACGCGCCCCAAGGGTCATTATCCGATCAGGGTTTATCATCTCTCTAGATCGGACAACGAGGCCCCCATTAAGCTTTTCATCCGCTGCGTTGGAGAACATGGAGAGCGAGTCATGGTCCGCGTGGGTGGTGGGTGGGCCGACTTGTCTGAATACTTGAAGGAATACGCCATGCACCATGGCCGCCGCTCGACTGGCCAAGACAGGACCAAGGTAGAGGTTCGCGATAACACTCGAACTCCTGGACCTACCCACTCCACCCACTCCAGCCCTCCCAGCCGCTCCCCTACTTCTGCCGATAACCGCTCTTCTACCAGTCCTATGCCAACGGCGCGCAAGTCACGGAGGAGCAGTGTCAACAGCTCCTTGCGACCAAAGACCCCAGTAACTCCAGGCCAGCCGGCGCAAGGTACACCCCCATCTGAGGGCTCGGCGATCTCGAGGCCCAGCTCTCGCCAAAGCTGGGTAGAGGATGAGAGTTCCTTCTTGGGTCTGGCCGGACCAAGAGCTAAGAAGATTGAAATGAGCGAAGAGAGCAAGGCTTGGGTTGAAAGCATTAAGGAGAAGGTActcatggccagcagcagcgataaAAAGCCaatcgagaagaagccaatcgagaagaagccaagcgaGAAGAAACcaagcgagaagaagaagcctggCGAGAAGAATTTTGGTGATATTGGAAAGGCTGGAGGCACCAAGCGCGTGTTTAGGAGAGCCTAg
- a CDS encoding uncharacterized protein (BUSCO:EOG092D1VUE): protein MGQGRRMKRKQGMPEALSEEHFANLKRKAGLPVEPPVEKASLSNKKRKTAKGAAAAKKPEPAPKKSSAKKSNGKAKKLPEPAEDSEDEEMGDEFDLDQLEDDGSADEDASSGGKMKKIWSDDENDSDDDAEEDDSVFDSDDQEEGGKKGKFVFSDDEDESDAEEKLTAANIAGLSRRLDKKLAEDKAITETEMQESAMQTNIDGPKIFGEEDDEDDELADKSKSLLAPDLQLLRQRITDTIRVLDEFAKLAEDGRSRAEYTAQLLKDICAYYGYSPYLAEKLFNLFTPREAFAFFEANEMPRPVVIRTNTLRTHRRDLAQALINRGVTLEPVGKWSKVGLQIFEANVPLGATPEYLAGHYIIQAAASFLPVMALSPQPNERVLDMASAPGGKTTYCSAMMNNTGMVFANDPNKQRAKGLIGNVARLGVRNVIVCSYDGREFPRVMGGFDRVLLDAPCSGTGVISKDPSVKTNKDEKDFISLPHMQKQLLLSAIDSVNHASETGGFLVYSTCSVTIEENESVVAYALSRRPNVRLVDAGIPFGKEGFTSYMGKRFHPSLKLTRRFYPHAHNIDGFYVAKFQKIGPTPPNAIGAAGKKNGNAAASGDEEVIDKTPITTDEDTETEDKSAKKKSKGKAGTEKSDFSAFDEDEDVKYIEKAKKNAMRRRGLDPKSLKKPKAQEKK from the exons ATGGGTCAGGGACGTCGCATGAAGAGAAAGCAGGGCATGCCCGAAGCCCTGTCCGAGGAGCACTTTGCCAACCTCAAGCGAAAGGCTGGATTGCCCGTTGAGCCGCCGGTCGAGAAAGCGTCGCTGAGCaacaagaagcgcaagaccGCCAAGGGCGCTGCCGCAGCGAAGAAGCCGGAGCCTGCGCCCAAGAAGTCTAgtgcgaagaagagcaatggaaaggccaagaagctgccagaGCCGGCGGAGGAttctgaagacgaagagatggGCGACGAGTTTGACCTAGACCAGCTGGAGGACGATGGTTCAGCGGATGAAGATGCTTCTTCAGGagggaagatgaagaagatctggtcagatgatgaaaatgacagtgatgatgatgcggAGGAGGACGACTCAGTGTTTGACTCTGACGACCAGGAGGAGGGcggcaaaaagggcaaattcgtcttctccgacgacgaagatgaatcAGACGCCGAGGAGAAGCTCACTGCTGCCAACATTGCTGGTCTGTCGCGAAGACTAGACAAGAAGCTTGCCGAGGACAAGGCCATAACCGAGACGGAGATGCAAGAGTCTGCGATGCAGACGAACATTGACGGGCCCAAAATCTttggcgaggaggatgacgaggatgacgagttGGCGGACAAGAGCAAGTCCTTGCTGGCACCAGATCTACAGCTACTGAGGCAGAGGATAACGGATACGATACGGGTGCTGGATGAATTTGCCAAGTTGGCGGAGGATGGAAGATCTAGAGCAGAGTATACTGCTCAGCTGCTCAAGGATATCTGTGCC TACTACGGTTACAGCCCCTACCTGGCTGAGAAGCTCTTCAACCTCTTCACCCCGCGCGaagcctttgccttcttcgagGCCAACGAGATGCCCCGTCCCGTCGTCATCCGAACAAACACCCTGCGAACGCACCGAAGAGACCTCGCCCAGGCGCTCATCAACCGTGGCGTCACGCTCGAGCCCGTGGGCAAGTGGAGCAAGGTTGGCCTGCAGATTTTCGAGGCCAATGTTCCCCTGGGTGCTACGCCCGAGTATCTTGCTGGTCATTACATTATCCAGGCGGCTGCGTCTTTCTTGCCTGTCATGGCGCTTTCACCGCAACC AAATGAGCGAGTTCTTGATATGGCCTCTGCCCCTGGTGGAAAGACCACTTACTGTTCAGCCATGATGAAT AACACTGGTATGGTCTTCGCCAACGATCCCAACAAGCAGCGTGCCAAGGGTTTGATTGGTAACGTTGCTCGTTTGGGAGTCCGCAATGTCATCGTCTGCAGCTACGATGGTCGTGAGTTCCCCCGAGTCATGGGAGGATTCGACAG AGTACTTCTCGACGCCCCGTGCTCTGGTACTGGCGTCATCTCAAAAGATCCTAGCGTAAAGACCAACAAGGACGAGAAGGATTTCATCTCACTGCCTCACATGCAAAAGCAGCTATTATTATCTGCTATTGACTCAGTCAACCATGCCAGCGAGACTGGCGGTTTCCTTGTCTACTCTACATGCAGTGTCACTATTGAGGAAAA CGAGAGTGTTGTTGCCTACGCCCTGTCCCGTCGTCCCAACGTTAGATTGGTCGACGCTGGCATTCCCTTTGGCAAGGAGGGCTTCACCAGCTACATGGGCAAGAGATTCCACCCCAGCCTCAAGCTCACTCGCCGCTTCTACCCCCACGCCCACAACATTGACGGTTTCTACGTCGCCAAGTTCCAAAAGATTGGCCCCACGCCGCCCAATGCcattggtgctgctggtaaGAAGAACGGCAACGCCGCTGCTTCTGGCGATGAGGAGGTCATTGATAAGACACCCATCACAACCGACGAGGACACCGAGACGGAAGACAAgtctgccaagaagaagagcaagggcaaggctgGCACTGAGAAATCTGACTTTAGCGCTttcgacgaggatgaggatgtcAAGTACATtgagaaggccaagaagaacgccatgaggaggagaggtcTGGATCCAAAGTCTTTGAAAAAGCCCAAAGCTCAGGAGAAGAAATGA
- a CDS encoding uncharacterized protein (BUSCO:EOG092D13SA): MVLAKSKKNEGLGNTLMNDRFGKGKGSDNRKTSSLMRTNHTTGEQYLINDKKDAAWVKMRSVTEQGALDEFLATAELAGTDFTAEKVNNVKIIHTDQKNPYLLSSTEERAVLGKHREHRNRLTVPRRPHWDAKTTREQLDIREREALVQWRRGLAELQENNDLLMTPFERNIEVWRQLWRVIERSDIIVQIVDARNPLLFRSEDLEHYVKAVDAKKENLLLINKADMMSTKQRKAWGKYLREAGITYKFFSAQLAKELNEAREDEEYSSDEEPAFSSRQAEKANAENEDEDEEDAAEEQGESSGNQADEDEDTQILTVEELEEIFLRYAPSDREADTKLQVGLVGYPNVGKSSTINALIGAKKVSVSSTPGKTKHFQTIHLSERVVLCDCPGLVFPNFATTKADLVTQGVLPIDQMREHTGPVGLVAQRIPKPFLEAIYGIKIHTRPIEEGGTGVPTGEELLRAYAIARGFQTQGLGQPDEARASRYVLKDYVNGKLLFVHPPPGIEDGNEFNEELYDEAHLPERRRGAFIAATEALTLGGDEDSLASEFVGLPQGPKSKNLDKNFFTPKNVRGHANMPFNYKYSEQGSVAGGAKALSGRKARTVVALENGLDPKEVQVGSSKKHFKGGQRDGKHRKTRRTAPKMED, encoded by the exons ATGGTGTTGGcaaagtcaaagaagaaTGAGGGGTTGGGCAATACGTTGATGAACGATCGCTTCGGCAAGGGCAAAGGCTCCGATAACAGAAAGACGTCGTCTCTTATGCGAACGAACCACACAACTGGCGAACAGTATCTCATCAACGACAAGAAAGATGCGGCTTGGGTCAAGATGCGCTCCGTCACGGAGCAAGGCGCACTCGACGAATTCTTAGCGACCGCCGAGCTCGCCGGTACCGATTTCACGGCCGAAAAGGTCAACAATGTCAAGATCATCCACACTGATCAGAAGAATCCGTATCTGCTGTCTTCTACTGAAGAGAGAGCTGTCCTTGGCAAGCACCGGGAGCACAGGAACCGACTGACGGTGCCGCGAAGACCTCACTGGGATGCCAAGACTACCCGAGAACAGCTCGATATCCGCGAGAGAGAAGCTCTTGTTCAGTGGCGAAGAGGCTTGGCCGAGTTACAAGAGAACAATGACCTGCTCATGACACCTTTTGAGCGGAATATCGAAGTCTGGAGACAGCTGTGGAGAGTCATTGAGAGATCAGACATCATCGTACAGATCGTCGATGCGCGAAACCCTCTGCTTTTCCGATCCGAAGATTTGGAACACTACGTCAAGGCCGTtgatgccaagaaggagaacCTGCTTCTGATTAACAAGGCTGATATGATGTCTACGAAGCAGCGCAAGGCTTGGGGCAAATACCTGAGAGAAGCGGGCATTACCTACAAGTTCTTTTCTGCGCAGCTTGCAAAGGAGTTGAACGAGGCGAGAGAGGACGAGGAGTACAGCTCAGATGAAGAGCCAGCTTTCTCTTCAAGGCAGGCTGAGAAGGCCAATGCCGAgaacgaagatgaagatgaagaagatgctgcagaagaacaaggagagAGCTCAGGAAACCAAgcggacgaggacgaagataCCCAGATTCTGACAGttgaggagcttgaagaaaTCTTCCTAAGATATGCTCCATCTGACAGAG AAGCGGACACCAAACTCCAAGTTGGTCTGGTCGGCTACCCCAACGTGGGTAAATCTTCAACCATCAACGCTCTGATTGGAGCCAAGAAGGTCTCCGTCTCTTCAACGCCAGGAAAGACGAAGCACTTCCAGACCATCCACCTCAGTGAGAGAGTCGTCCTGTGTGATTGCCCTGGTCTCGTCTTCCCCAACTTTGCCACCACAAAAGCCGATCTCGTCACCCAGGGCGTGCTGCCTATTGACCAGATGCGCGAGCACACGGGTCCCGTGGGCTTGGTCGCTCAGAGAATCCCCAAGCCGTTCCTTGAGGCCATCTACGGTATCAAGATTCACACAAGGCCAATCGAAGAGGGAGGCACTGGTGTTCCTACGGGCGAGGAGCTGCTTCGCGCTTACGCCATTGCTCGTGGCTTCCAGACGCAGGGTCTTGGTCAGCCAGACGAGGCGCGAGCATCAAGATACGTCCTGAAAGACTATGTCAACGGAAAGCTCCTCTTCGTCCACCCTCCCCCTGGCATTGAGGACGGAAATGAGTTCAACGAAGAGCTCTACGACGAGGCGCATCTGCCCGAGCGCCGCCGTGGTGCCTTTATAGCCGCCACAGAGGCCCTCACCCTAGGCGGCGACGAAGATAGCCTCGCCTCAGAGTTTGTCGGCCTCCCACAGGGCCCCAAGTCGAAGAACTTGGACAAGAACTTCTTCACGCCAAAGAATGTTCGGGGGCATGCGAACATGCCGTTCAACTACAAATACTCAGAACAAGGCAGTGTCGCGGGCGGCGCGAAGGCGCTCAGCGGCCGCAAGGCCCGAACGGTAGTTGCCCTGGAGAATGGGCTGGATCCAAAGGAGGTGCAGGTGGGATCGAGCAAAAAGCATTTCAAGGGAGGTCAGCGAGATGGTAAGCACAGGAAGACAAGGAGAAcggcgccaaagatggaagaCTAG
- a CDS encoding uncharacterized protein (BUSCO:EOG092D2I29), with translation MPKGKWINKKTAQHFTLVHRPQNDPLIHDENAPSMVLNPVQSKSGSKVKHLDDLASELGSDAEHIRANEGEAANYGVYFDDSEYDYMQHLRDLNSGGGNVVFVESDATGNKGKGKQKQSLEDALRKMDLEQKSDDLLDEEILPSKNLTRLTYQAQQDVPDVIAGFNPDMDPRLREVLEALEDDAYVDDDEEVFNQLSKDGEELDDDDFGFLDEEDDDGWESDATAKPSKEYKDQVPELVKVQPEQPEEGPANDWMEDFKQFKKDQKGPRGPTAPSRSGVESMWTTTTNGGRTKRRKGALTNPSAYSMTSSSLVRTEQLSILDERFEKLEERYHEEFDDMGSVSEVSTASSVTGPMRSDFDGILDDFLGSYTRPGKRTSKKTRPQTGLEQLEEIRRELGPARIRGRVKS, from the exons ATGCCCAAGGGAAAGTGGAT TAATAAGAAGACGGCGCAGCACTTTACGCTCGTCCACCGCCCGCAGAATGATCCGCTCATTCACGACGAGAATGCGCCATCCATGGTGCTGAACCCAGTTCAGTCCAAGTCTGGATCGAAAGTGAAGCACTTGGATGACTTGGCCTCCGAGCTGGGATCAGATGCGGAGCATATCCGCGCCAACGAAGGTGAAGCCGCAAACTATGGCGTATACTTTGACGACTCGGAATATGATTACATGCAGCACTTGCGAGATCtcaacagcggcggcggaaATGTTGTCTTTGTTGAGTCGGATGCCACTGGAAATaagggcaagggcaagcagaagcagtcaTTGGAAGACGCTCTGCGGAAAATGGACCTTGAGCAAAAGTCAGACGACCTTCTGGACGAAGAGATTCTGCCTTCCAAGAACCTTACGAGGTTAACCTACCAGGCCCAGCAGGATGTACCCGATGTCATCGCTGGATTTAACCCTGATATGGATCCCCGACTACGAGAAGTTCTGGAAGCCCTGGAGGATGATGCGTATGtagatgacgacgaagaggtATTCAACCAGCTGTCAAAGGACGGAGAGGAgcttgatgatgacgattttGGATTTttggatgaggaggatgacgatggatgGGAGTCAGATGCTACGGCAAAGCCTTCCAAGGAATACAAAGATCAAGTACCAGAACTCGTAAAGGTACAGCCAGAGCAACCAGAGGAAGGCCCTGCAAATGACTGGATGGAGGACTTCAAACAGTTCAAGAAAGACCAAAAGGGCCCACGTGGGCCAACAGCTCCGTCACGATCCGGAGTTGAGTCCATGTGGACTACGACTACCAATGGAGGCAGaaccaagagaagaaagggtGCTCTGACGAATCCCTCAGCCTACTCCatgacatcttcatcactcGTACGGACAGAGCAGCTTTCGATCCTCGACGAGAGGTTCGAGAAGTTGGAGGAGCGCTACCATGAAGAGTTTGATGACATGGGTTCCGTATCAGAAGTTTCAACAGCCTCTAGCGTGACAGGCCCCATGCGATCAGATTTCGATGGCATCCTGGATGACTTCCTGGGCTCCTACACAAGGCCCGGAAAGCGGacatcaaagaaaacaaggccaCAGACAGGATTGGAGCAGCTTGAAGAGATTAGACGAGAATTGGGGCCTGCGCGTATTCGGGGCCGCGTTAAATCATGA